A single window of Methanomassiliicoccaceae archaeon DNA harbors:
- the coaBC gene encoding bifunctional phosphopantothenoylcysteine decarboxylase/phosphopantothenate--cysteine ligase CoaBC yields the protein MHPSEEIYCEKSSRLKGKTVVFGITGSIAATDCFSTIRELIRHGATVIPVMTKAACDMVTTQSIEFASGKKPITELTGQAEHVKLMGDARTADLLIIYPATANTISKIANGIDDTAVTSMATVALGNNLPVAVAPAMHDAMLKNPAVAENIEKMKKMGAKFIGPHSDGVRAKVASRDEVVAWAFKLLCGNDLDGRRILIVGGRSEEPIDNMRIITNRSTGAMSISLAKRAFERGAEVELWMGGCNVEIPSYVESKRFQTVAELVGMVDGLDHDIVIVPAALSDFAPTKVFNGKIPSDEKFEADFAPVPKVLPLIRKKCEKVIGFKAESGLTDEQLIKRARARLEEYDLSAVVANDIDAAGKSSSSAILVTKQKAIDISGTKIGISDYILDFCSERL from the coding sequence ATGCATCCATCAGAAGAGATTTATTGCGAAAAAAGCAGCAGGCTGAAAGGTAAGACCGTAGTATTCGGGATAACGGGAAGCATCGCCGCCACGGACTGCTTCTCGACGATAAGGGAGCTGATACGTCACGGCGCAACGGTGATACCGGTCATGACAAAGGCGGCATGCGACATGGTCACCACGCAGAGCATAGAGTTCGCATCCGGGAAAAAGCCCATAACCGAACTCACCGGGCAGGCCGAGCACGTAAAACTGATGGGAGACGCCCGCACCGCGGACCTTCTGATAATTTATCCTGCGACGGCCAACACGATATCCAAGATCGCCAACGGCATAGACGATACGGCCGTGACATCTATGGCAACCGTTGCTCTGGGCAACAATCTGCCTGTCGCGGTGGCACCCGCCATGCACGATGCGATGCTGAAGAACCCCGCCGTGGCGGAGAACATCGAGAAAATGAAGAAGATGGGCGCAAAGTTCATAGGCCCCCACTCGGACGGCGTCAGAGCCAAGGTCGCCTCCAGGGACGAGGTTGTCGCATGGGCGTTCAAACTGCTTTGCGGCAACGACCTCGACGGCCGCCGCATACTCATCGTCGGAGGGCGCAGCGAGGAGCCGATAGACAATATGAGGATCATCACCAACCGTTCCACGGGGGCGATGTCCATATCGCTCGCCAAACGCGCTTTCGAACGCGGGGCGGAGGTCGAGCTCTGGATGGGCGGATGCAACGTGGAGATCCCAAGCTATGTGGAGTCCAAGCGTTTCCAGACGGTCGCCGAACTGGTCGGCATGGTCGACGGGCTGGACCACGACATAGTGATAGTCCCGGCCGCACTTTCCGATTTCGCCCCTACAAAAGTATTCAACGGCAAGATACCCAGCGATGAAAAGTTCGAGGCGGATTTCGCCCCCGTTCCCAAGGTATTGCCCCTGATACGCAAGAAGTGCGAAAAGGTGATAGGGTTCAAGGCGGAGTCGGGCCTTACCGACGAACAGCTGATCAAGCGCGCCAGGGCGCGTCTCGAGGAGTACGACCTCAGCGCGGTGGTGGCCAACGACATAGACGCGGCCGGAAAATCCTCCTCCTCGGCGATCCTGGTCACCAAACAGAAGGCCATAGACATATCCGGGACCAAGATTGGGATATCCGACTACATTTTGGATTTCTGTTCGGAGAGATTATGA
- a CDS encoding DUF167 domain-containing protein → MQLSDVSRKTKGGLEVSLYVSPRSSVSGPDGFDEWRKRLIVRVKSPPLDGKANREVEDVISGITGMRAVVIGGATDRRKTVLIEGDADVAMAKLGGAI, encoded by the coding sequence ATGCAGCTTTCGGATGTTTCACGGAAAACGAAGGGCGGACTGGAGGTCAGCCTCTATGTTTCGCCGCGTTCTTCGGTCTCCGGCCCCGACGGTTTCGACGAGTGGAGGAAGCGGCTGATAGTCAGGGTTAAGTCGCCCCCCCTGGACGGCAAGGCGAACCGCGAGGTCGAGGATGTGATAAGCGGTATAACCGGGATGAGGGCCGTAGTGATAGGCGGCGCGACCGATAGACGGAAGACAGTGCTCATAGAAGGGGACGCCGATGTTGCGATGGCGAAGCTCGGCGGTGCCATATGA
- the tmk gene encoding dTMP kinase: MAGRFIVFEGIDGAGKSTLINKVSEILESEGVSTVVTAEPTDGPVGKLIRSGAVKCISQDAEALLFTADRACHTAEIAKWKEEGKTVLCDRYYASTIAYQSAKFNGTESKTEWLKELNRPVVIEPDITILLDIGPEEGMRRVGARGARSKYEVADYLERVRKNYLRIAGENGFQIIDASCSRDEVLRETMKIIGE, encoded by the coding sequence ATGGCAGGCCGTTTCATCGTTTTCGAAGGTATCGATGGTGCAGGGAAAAGCACATTGATAAACAAAGTTTCAGAGATATTGGAGTCCGAAGGCGTCAGTACGGTTGTAACCGCGGAGCCCACGGACGGGCCCGTCGGAAAGCTGATACGGAGCGGCGCCGTGAAATGCATATCTCAGGACGCCGAGGCGTTACTGTTCACTGCCGACCGTGCCTGCCACACCGCCGAGATAGCCAAATGGAAGGAAGAGGGAAAGACCGTTCTCTGCGATCGATATTACGCCTCAACGATAGCATATCAATCGGCTAAATTCAACGGAACGGAGTCCAAGACGGAATGGCTGAAGGAATTGAACCGCCCGGTGGTCATCGAGCCGGACATAACGATACTTTTGGACATAGGTCCCGAGGAGGGGATGCGCCGCGTGGGGGCCCGCGGTGCCAGAAGCAAGTACGAAGTCGCCGACTATCTGGAAAGGGTACGTAAAAATTATCTTCGAATAGCGGGGGAGAACGGTTTCCAGATCATCGACGCCTCATGTTCCAGGGACGAAGTTTTGAGAGAAACGATGAAGATCATAGGTGAGTAA
- a CDS encoding DUF357 domain-containing protein, whose amino-acid sequence MPAQDVVTEEKIERYLDITARAMAKLKVAAPERSFGRRMADDFLNMARSYYEDAKHFRDEGDFVTAFAAVNYAHGWLDCGARIGLFDVGGDDKLFTLFE is encoded by the coding sequence ATGCCTGCGCAGGACGTCGTGACCGAAGAGAAGATAGAAAGATATCTCGACATCACCGCCAGAGCGATGGCAAAACTGAAGGTCGCCGCTCCCGAGAGGTCGTTCGGCAGAAGGATGGCGGACGATTTTCTGAATATGGCGAGGTCCTATTACGAGGATGCCAAACATTTCCGCGACGAGGGGGATTTCGTGACCGCCTTCGCGGCCGTCAACTATGCCCACGGATGGCTGGACTGCGGAGCGCGCATCGGTCTTTTCGATGTCGGCGGGGACGATAAACTTTTCACTTTGTTCGAGTGA
- the purL gene encoding phosphoribosylformylglycinamidine synthase subunit PurL codes for MVKDLMIKIDKPFELFEVSIRSASDEELMKISRDMALSLSLDEMKTIKEYFQKEGRDPTDIELQSLGQAWSEHCCYKSSKAILKEFVFGIGRDDVLSRGDAGVMVFDDDYGYALRIESHNHPSAVEPYGGAATGIGGILRDVVCMGAQPIALADPLCFGYPDRKGDLPPGTKHPRYLMSGVVSGIRDYGNRVGIPTITGGMFFDERYTGNCLVNVACLGLVKRADLAKNYAGGPGEVMVLIGGRTGRDGIHGVNFASRELTETSDEDSRGSVQLGDPITKEPVMHACFEVNAKHLITGMKDLGGGGLSCVVGEMALDAGCGADVNLEKVPLKESGLAPWEIWVSESQERMMCTCKPEDLENVLAVFDAWDVLATPVAMTTDTKRTCIFWHGEKIFEMDQNFLTAGPLYHRPYAAPPVSSIENERVPRLPDDRAIILRLLSDPNVASKEWAIRQYDHDVRAATVVHPMVGEMNKTGPGDASVLRPVPSSMKGLAAAIGCNPWFTALDPYNGGMSSVDEAWRNVVAVGAMPNALTDCLNFGNPEKPERLGEFREAVRGIGDFAKALNIPIPSGNVSLYNEAPGGASVLPTPMMLCCGIIDDISKAVTADFKKPGSRIYVIGKTKEELGGSLLYRVFGGKQGAVPTVDVNDVRELTEKILKAMDRRLISGCHDCSDGGIAVAVAEMCISGQMGAALDMRKAADMSPRKVLYSESNTRWIAEVSEENAEEFEKIMGGSAHNIGKTGGNSLKLRDSGVIIEVEEMRKAWNDPIWKIMGGQS; via the coding sequence ATGGTCAAGGACCTGATGATCAAAATCGACAAGCCCTTCGAGCTTTTCGAAGTATCGATAAGATCGGCGTCGGACGAAGAACTGATGAAGATATCGCGAGACATGGCTCTGAGCCTGTCCCTCGACGAGATGAAGACGATAAAGGAATATTTCCAAAAGGAAGGAAGAGATCCCACGGACATCGAGCTTCAGTCGCTCGGGCAGGCATGGAGCGAACATTGCTGCTACAAGAGCTCCAAGGCGATATTGAAAGAGTTCGTATTCGGAATAGGGCGCGACGACGTACTTTCCAGGGGCGACGCCGGAGTGATGGTCTTCGATGACGATTACGGCTACGCTCTAAGGATCGAGAGTCATAACCACCCGTCTGCCGTCGAACCGTACGGAGGTGCGGCGACAGGGATAGGCGGGATCCTAAGGGATGTGGTGTGCATGGGCGCGCAGCCTATAGCTCTGGCGGACCCGTTGTGCTTCGGATATCCGGACAGGAAGGGCGACCTTCCCCCCGGGACCAAACACCCCCGCTACCTGATGAGCGGCGTCGTATCAGGAATAAGGGATTATGGAAACAGGGTAGGGATACCGACCATAACCGGAGGAATGTTCTTCGACGAAAGATACACGGGCAACTGCCTTGTGAACGTCGCATGCCTGGGACTTGTAAAACGCGCCGACCTCGCCAAGAACTACGCCGGCGGGCCGGGAGAAGTAATGGTCCTCATAGGCGGCCGCACCGGCCGCGACGGCATACACGGCGTCAACTTCGCATCGCGCGAACTGACCGAAACCTCGGACGAGGATTCAAGGGGCTCCGTGCAGCTCGGCGACCCGATAACCAAGGAGCCGGTGATGCACGCATGCTTCGAGGTCAACGCGAAACATCTGATAACCGGGATGAAGGACCTGGGAGGAGGAGGGCTCAGCTGCGTCGTCGGCGAGATGGCGCTGGACGCGGGATGCGGCGCGGACGTGAACCTCGAAAAGGTCCCCCTCAAGGAATCCGGGCTTGCGCCCTGGGAGATATGGGTATCAGAGTCCCAGGAGCGCATGATGTGCACGTGCAAGCCCGAGGACCTCGAAAACGTATTGGCGGTTTTCGATGCATGGGACGTTCTCGCAACGCCGGTGGCAATGACGACGGACACCAAGCGCACGTGCATATTCTGGCACGGAGAGAAGATATTCGAAATGGATCAGAATTTCCTGACGGCCGGTCCGCTCTACCACAGGCCTTACGCCGCCCCCCCTGTTTCGTCGATCGAGAACGAGCGCGTTCCGCGTCTTCCGGACGACCGCGCGATAATATTGAGGCTCCTCTCGGACCCGAACGTGGCATCCAAGGAGTGGGCGATAAGGCAGTACGACCACGATGTCAGAGCCGCTACGGTGGTCCACCCGATGGTAGGCGAGATGAACAAGACCGGGCCCGGGGACGCATCGGTCCTCCGTCCCGTTCCGTCAAGCATGAAAGGGCTGGCCGCCGCCATAGGATGCAATCCCTGGTTCACCGCGCTGGACCCATACAACGGAGGAATGTCCTCCGTGGACGAGGCATGGCGCAACGTCGTGGCCGTAGGTGCGATGCCTAACGCGCTGACCGACTGCCTCAACTTCGGGAATCCCGAAAAGCCGGAAAGGCTCGGGGAATTCAGAGAGGCCGTACGCGGCATAGGCGATTTCGCAAAGGCGCTCAACATTCCGATCCCCTCGGGAAATGTAAGCCTATACAACGAGGCGCCGGGAGGTGCGTCAGTGCTCCCGACACCTATGATGCTGTGCTGCGGCATCATCGACGATATATCGAAAGCGGTCACCGCTGACTTCAAGAAGCCCGGCAGCCGGATCTATGTTATCGGCAAAACCAAGGAAGAGTTGGGCGGGTCGCTGCTATACCGTGTTTTCGGAGGAAAACAGGGAGCCGTGCCGACAGTCGATGTCAACGATGTCCGCGAATTGACCGAGAAGATTCTGAAGGCGATGGACAGACGCCTCATATCCGGTTGCCACGACTGTTCCGACGGCGGCATAGCCGTCGCGGTCGCAGAGATGTGCATCTCGGGACAGATGGGCGCGGCCCTCGATATGAGGAAGGCGGCCGACATGTCGCCCCGCAAAGTACTCTATTCCGAGAGCAACACTCGCTGGATAGCCGAAGTTTCTGAAGAAAACGCGGAGGAGTTCGAGAAGATAATGGGAGGTTCCGCACACAACATAGGCAAGACCGGCGGAAACTCTTTGAAGTTAAGGGACTCAGGCGTGATCATAGAGGTCGAGGAGATGCGCAAGGCATGGAACGACCCTATATGGAAGATCATGGGGGGACAATCATGA
- a CDS encoding Toprim subdomain protein — MSDAERYERIVEALRALEEMSWDRVILVEGRRDVTALEHLGIFGDVYTVQASGGPIRAAEYAANKKKKAVILTDWDRKGDIIASDLEVHLNALDVQYDTSVRSRLAELCRIDIKDVQSLDELVHRLAV, encoded by the coding sequence ATGAGCGATGCCGAGAGATACGAGAGGATAGTCGAGGCGCTCCGGGCGCTGGAAGAGATGTCATGGGACAGGGTGATACTCGTAGAGGGCCGCAGGGACGTCACGGCGTTGGAGCATCTGGGCATATTCGGCGACGTTTACACCGTACAGGCATCGGGAGGACCGATCAGGGCCGCCGAGTACGCGGCAAATAAAAAGAAAAAAGCAGTCATTCTCACGGATTGGGACAGGAAGGGCGACATAATCGCCTCGGACCTCGAGGTCCACCTTAACGCTCTCGACGTCCAGTACGACACATCGGTCAGAAGCAGATTGGCGGAACTTTGCAGGATCGACATCAAGGATGTGCAATCCCTCGACGAACTGGTACATCGCCTGGCAGTATAA
- the purQ gene encoding phosphoribosylformylglycinamidine synthase subunit PurQ, whose amino-acid sequence MKEVRVCVLRIEGTNCEDEMADAFSMVGAVPEKVHLKQMEKNAPAGLARNLEDYDILAFPGGFSAGDYVRAGAIFAARIRSLMGPQLKRFVESGKPVLGVCNGFQILVELGLLPAMEGAMSEVPTAALYTNDSGRFECRPTVLRNDDRGKCIFASEIPKKGLVMFPSAHAEGKLMSNDPDFVSKLEDNGQIVFRYVNPDGSNAVYPWNPNGSPSDIAGICNPAGNVMGMMPHPERVMTRFTRPDWTRNIGPEEGDGMMVFRSVMKSLR is encoded by the coding sequence ATGAAAGAAGTCAGAGTATGCGTGCTGAGGATAGAGGGCACGAACTGCGAGGACGAGATGGCCGATGCATTCAGCATGGTCGGCGCGGTTCCGGAGAAGGTACACCTCAAACAGATGGAGAAGAACGCCCCCGCAGGGCTCGCCCGCAACCTCGAGGACTACGACATACTTGCGTTCCCGGGAGGGTTCTCTGCAGGCGACTATGTAAGGGCCGGAGCGATATTCGCGGCAAGGATCAGAAGCCTGATGGGGCCGCAGCTGAAGAGGTTCGTGGAATCCGGAAAACCCGTATTGGGCGTATGCAACGGGTTCCAGATATTGGTGGAGCTGGGTCTTTTGCCTGCCATGGAAGGGGCGATGTCAGAGGTACCTACCGCCGCGCTGTATACCAATGATTCGGGGAGGTTCGAATGCCGCCCCACCGTTCTTAGGAACGATGACCGCGGAAAATGCATATTCGCATCCGAGATCCCGAAGAAAGGTCTTGTTATGTTCCCGTCCGCACATGCGGAAGGAAAGCTCATGAGCAACGATCCGGACTTCGTAAGCAAGCTCGAGGACAACGGTCAGATAGTGTTCCGTTACGTTAATCCGGATGGAAGCAACGCCGTATATCCGTGGAACCCCAACGGCTCGCCGTCGGACATAGCAGGCATATGCAATCCGGCAGGCAACGTCATGGGCATGATGCCCCACCCCGAGCGTGTAATGACCCGTTTCACCCGTCCCGACTGGACGCGGAACATCGGTCCCGAGGAAGGGGACGGCATGATGGTCTTCAGGTCGGTTATGAAGAGCCTAAGGTGA
- a CDS encoding ribose-phosphate diphosphokinase, which produces MIIVGGSSSRDLAKELAAILGYTYVQAATTRFPDGECYTRIDHKELNDDVVIVQNTYPDGNMIEMFLLQDAVRRLGAKTITLVIPYFGYARQDRVFKLGEPESARVMTRHLGLDCDDIITVDIHKESVLDYFKCPHQDLKATGPIAEYFKDKGIDLVLSPDLGAIGRAKDVANRMGLLYDHLEKTRLSGSDVKIAPAQVDCKGKNVLIVDDMISTGGTIIAAAHALREAGAESISVACTHGVFVNNAIERLTGSSLDSILCCNTLENELSHISVAPIIAEALKR; this is translated from the coding sequence ATGATAATCGTAGGCGGATCGTCATCCAGAGACCTCGCCAAAGAACTGGCCGCCATTCTCGGATATACTTATGTGCAGGCTGCTACCACCCGCTTCCCGGATGGAGAATGCTACACCAGGATCGACCACAAAGAACTGAACGACGACGTCGTGATAGTTCAGAACACATACCCGGACGGAAACATGATCGAGATGTTTCTTCTCCAGGATGCCGTGAGGCGCCTCGGTGCGAAGACGATAACCCTCGTCATACCGTACTTCGGATATGCCAGGCAGGACAGGGTCTTCAAGCTCGGAGAGCCGGAGAGCGCAAGGGTTATGACAAGGCACCTCGGCTTGGACTGTGACGACATAATCACGGTGGACATCCATAAGGAGTCCGTTCTTGACTACTTCAAGTGTCCCCACCAGGACCTCAAGGCGACGGGGCCCATTGCCGAATATTTCAAAGACAAGGGCATAGACCTCGTGCTTTCGCCGGACCTCGGCGCAATAGGGCGCGCCAAGGACGTGGCGAACAGGATGGGCCTGTTGTACGACCACTTGGAGAAGACCCGTCTCTCGGGCTCGGACGTCAAGATAGCGCCGGCCCAGGTGGACTGCAAGGGCAAGAACGTCCTGATAGTGGACGATATGATCTCCACGGGAGGCACGATCATCGCCGCCGCACATGCACTCAGGGAGGCCGGAGCAGAGTCGATCTCCGTCGCATGCACCCACGGCGTGTTCGTCAACAACGCTATAGAGAGGCTCACCGGAAGCTCTCTGGACTCGATCCTGTGCTGCAACACGTTGGAGAACGAGCTCTCGCACATCTCGGTCGCACCTATAATCGCCGAAGCGCTGAAGCGGTGA
- the proS gene encoding proline--tRNA ligase, which produces MKKEENFSEWYNEIVESAGLCDKRYPIKGMNVWTPYGWKIMTMIDSYTRRELDATGHGEVNFPLLIPETEFRKEKEHIKGFDAEVYWVTRAGENELDVPLVLRPTSETAMYPIFSLWIRSHQDLPLKIYQIVNTFRYETKQTRAFIRVREIHFFESHTCHTTEEDAQLQIEEDIEMLEKISHELCLPHFLLVRTDWDKFPGAHYTVGIDTVMPNGRTLQIGSIHHYRTNFSIPYDITYEDLNGEHKHAHQTTFGMSERLLGAVVGVHGDDKGLVLPPPIAPFQVVVIPIISKKSPEQVIDACKLVTDILNRSGVRTKLDDRNERPGAKYYEWEMRGAPLRIEIGARDLENGVVSFARRDNGEKGAIAMDSVSAGTRLLLDDISATLYARAKAVQESRVSDILSMEDAPKADLDDTKEDRILRMCWCGSPECGHKFEDTTGFKILGTPYKAPKFEGKCAVCGKDSENQAYAAHPM; this is translated from the coding sequence ATGAAGAAAGAAGAGAATTTCAGTGAATGGTACAACGAGATAGTGGAGTCCGCCGGACTCTGCGACAAAAGGTACCCGATAAAGGGAATGAACGTATGGACCCCCTACGGATGGAAAATCATGACCATGATCGATTCTTACACCCGCAGGGAGCTGGACGCAACGGGGCACGGCGAGGTGAACTTCCCGCTCCTGATCCCGGAGACCGAATTCAGAAAGGAGAAGGAGCACATCAAGGGATTCGACGCCGAGGTCTACTGGGTCACACGCGCCGGAGAAAACGAGCTGGACGTACCCCTGGTCCTCAGACCCACCTCTGAGACGGCGATGTACCCTATATTCTCGTTATGGATCAGGTCCCATCAGGACCTCCCGCTGAAAATATACCAGATCGTCAACACCTTCCGTTACGAAACGAAACAGACGCGTGCGTTCATAAGGGTCCGCGAGATCCATTTCTTCGAGTCGCACACCTGTCACACAACGGAAGAAGATGCACAGTTGCAGATAGAGGAAGATATAGAGATGCTCGAGAAGATCTCCCATGAGCTGTGCCTCCCCCACTTCCTTCTGGTGCGCACGGACTGGGACAAGTTCCCCGGAGCCCATTATACAGTGGGAATAGACACCGTCATGCCCAACGGCAGGACTCTGCAGATAGGGTCTATACACCATTACCGCACCAACTTCTCGATCCCTTATGACATAACCTATGAGGACCTGAACGGAGAGCACAAGCACGCCCATCAGACAACTTTCGGAATGAGCGAGCGCCTGCTCGGAGCGGTCGTAGGGGTGCACGGCGACGACAAAGGACTGGTCCTTCCGCCGCCCATCGCACCCTTCCAGGTAGTGGTCATACCGATAATATCGAAAAAGTCTCCGGAACAGGTGATCGATGCCTGCAAGCTGGTGACAGACATACTGAACAGGTCGGGCGTCAGAACGAAGCTGGACGACAGGAACGAAAGGCCCGGCGCCAAGTACTACGAATGGGAGATGCGCGGGGCCCCGCTCCGCATAGAGATAGGTGCCAGGGACCTGGAGAACGGAGTTGTATCGTTCGCCAGGAGAGACAACGGGGAAAAGGGCGCGATAGCAATGGACTCCGTATCCGCAGGCACCAGGCTCCTGCTCGACGATATTTCGGCCACGCTGTACGCAAGGGCAAAGGCCGTCCAGGAATCCAGGGTGTCCGACATATTATCGATGGAGGATGCGCCCAAGGCCGACCTGGACGACACCAAGGAAGACAGGATACTGAGGATGTGCTGGTGCGGGAGCCCGGAGTGCGGACATAAGTTCGAAGATACGACGGGCTTCAAGATACTGGGCACCCCGTACAAAGCGCCGAAGTTCGAGGGCAAATGTGCGGTTTGCGGCAAGGATTCCGAGAATCAGGCATACGCCGCCCATCCGATGTGA
- the purS gene encoding phosphoribosylformylglycinamidine synthase subunit PurS, with translation MAVIEIRIELKKGVADPEGRNTKKALEALGFEGVGEVKTVKVYDIEVEGTHKEAVSEGEEMCKKLLANPVIQNFKVTVR, from the coding sequence ATGGCAGTAATAGAGATCCGCATTGAGCTCAAGAAAGGGGTGGCAGACCCGGAGGGCAGGAACACCAAGAAAGCCTTGGAGGCCCTGGGATTCGAAGGGGTCGGCGAGGTCAAGACCGTCAAGGTCTACGACATAGAAGTCGAAGGTACCCATAAAGAAGCGGTATCCGAGGGAGAGGAGATGTGCAAGAAGCTCCTCGCCAACCCCGTGATCCAGAATTTCAAAGTGACCGTGAGATGA
- a CDS encoding pantothenate kinase — translation MDPLSAGSRGAGIRLSLGTTVKVAPCPGNDIVTKVNDGTASDSIIRGAVRAIDPTGGYEINVRHDLPVGQGFGMSAADAVAVSLCICRITGKNKSEGYRAAHVADLLGGGGRGDVAGIMGKCQQPVRTVAGIPPFGRVEDFHVNVGKLTLAVLGPSLNTRDVLSDREKYIGIRDAGSEAMDSFLREPSLERLFEISNKFSEKARIRSPEIDLAIRELEDRGFMASMCMLGNSIFTNAPMTEARSALGEIRMFYCSASPDEASVTRTK, via the coding sequence TTGGACCCGCTCAGCGCGGGGTCGAGGGGTGCCGGGATAAGGCTGAGCCTGGGAACCACCGTTAAGGTCGCTCCCTGCCCAGGAAACGATATAGTGACCAAGGTGAACGACGGGACGGCAAGCGATTCGATTATCAGGGGGGCCGTAAGGGCCATCGACCCGACAGGAGGATACGAGATCAATGTCAGGCATGACCTTCCCGTCGGGCAGGGCTTCGGAATGTCGGCAGCAGATGCCGTGGCAGTATCTCTGTGCATATGCCGTATAACAGGTAAGAACAAGTCGGAAGGATACCGCGCCGCACATGTTGCAGACCTTTTAGGCGGCGGCGGCCGAGGCGATGTCGCGGGGATAATGGGCAAATGCCAGCAACCGGTCCGCACCGTCGCGGGAATACCGCCGTTCGGCAGAGTGGAGGACTTCCACGTGAACGTTGGAAAACTCACTCTGGCGGTATTGGGCCCATCGCTGAACACAAGAGACGTCCTCTCCGACAGGGAAAAGTACATAGGGATCAGGGATGCCGGCTCAGAAGCGATGGACAGTTTCCTCAGGGAGCCCTCTCTCGAACGTCTGTTCGAAATATCCAATAAATTCTCCGAAAAAGCCCGCATAAGGAGCCCGGAGATCGATCTGGCGATCAGAGAATTGGAGGACAGGGGATTCATGGCCTCCATGTGCATGCTGGGCAACAGCATATTCACCAATGCCCCCATGACCGAGGCGAGATCGGCCCTCGGCGAAATACGGATGTTCTATTGCTCGGCAAGTCCCGACGAGGCATCCGTCACTCGAACAAAGTGA
- a CDS encoding tRNA (adenine-N1)-methyltransferase, with protein sequence MTFQEGEPVYLEDSSGKRYWFRMAFEMIRVQSLGTVDGSKFADADDGSVVKIAGNDFTVFRPGVIELIESLDRGAQIITPKDAATILLNCNIRSGTTVIEVGAGSGGLTTALLNSVAPSGKVVTVELKEENSKRTRRNISRTGAEGCWECVMGNAKDVEFECIADALTMDMPDPWLALDNMLPHLRLGGRICIYVPNANQLESSVLALRERGFAGVKAMENIQRGMEVHPGGVRPSFEMLGHTGYLIFGRKRS encoded by the coding sequence ATGACGTTCCAAGAGGGAGAGCCGGTCTATCTGGAGGACAGCTCCGGCAAGAGATACTGGTTCAGGATGGCGTTCGAAATGATCAGGGTGCAGTCGCTCGGAACGGTCGACGGCTCCAAGTTCGCGGACGCGGACGACGGTTCCGTGGTCAAAATCGCCGGAAACGATTTCACCGTTTTCAGGCCGGGCGTTATCGAGCTCATAGAGTCACTGGACCGCGGCGCCCAGATAATAACTCCGAAAGATGCTGCGACCATACTTTTGAACTGCAACATCAGGAGCGGGACCACGGTCATCGAGGTAGGTGCAGGGTCGGGAGGTCTGACCACGGCCCTGTTGAATTCGGTCGCACCCTCCGGAAAGGTGGTGACCGTCGAGCTGAAGGAAGAGAACTCGAAAAGAACCAGGCGCAACATTTCCCGCACAGGTGCAGAGGGATGCTGGGAATGCGTGATGGGCAACGCCAAGGATGTGGAATTCGAATGCATCGCCGATGCACTGACCATGGACATGCCCGACCCATGGCTCGCGCTTGACAACATGTTGCCCCATCTGAGGCTGGGCGGAAGGATATGCATTTACGTACCCAATGCGAACCAGCTCGAATCATCGGTGCTGGCACTCCGGGAGCGCGGATTCGCCGGAGTAAAGGCGATGGAGAACATACAGAGGGGGATGGAGGTCCATCCCGGCGGAGTTCGCCCATCCTTCGAGATGCTGGGCCATACGGGATACCTCATTTTCGGAAGGAAACGTTCCTGA